A genome region from Fervidobacterium changbaicum includes the following:
- a CDS encoding M48 family metallopeptidase, with the protein MEDIKIEKIIRSKRKTIALQITENATLIVRAPFELDEQTIWKVINKHKKWIYKNKKEIEARDPKVLPKEFVSGEGFLYLGKYYKLHIVDGQEQPLKFENGFYLSRSALPEAKKVFIDWYKKAAYEKIIERVNWWAQKRGFKYNKVNITNAQRRWGTCSSKGNLNFSWRLIMAPLSVIDYVVVHELVHLEEKNHSKAFWTKVKMLMPDYKKYEDWLKKNGYLLKL; encoded by the coding sequence ATGGAAGACATAAAAATTGAAAAGATAATACGCTCGAAAAGAAAGACCATAGCTTTGCAGATAACAGAGAATGCAACGCTAATCGTTAGAGCACCATTTGAGTTAGATGAACAGACTATTTGGAAAGTTATAAATAAACATAAGAAATGGATTTATAAAAATAAAAAAGAGATAGAAGCAAGAGATCCAAAAGTTTTGCCCAAAGAATTTGTGAGTGGAGAAGGATTTTTATACCTTGGCAAGTATTATAAATTGCATATAGTAGATGGGCAAGAACAGCCGCTTAAATTTGAAAATGGGTTTTATCTTTCAAGAAGTGCTTTGCCAGAAGCAAAAAAGGTGTTTATAGATTGGTATAAAAAAGCTGCTTACGAGAAGATTATAGAACGGGTAAACTGGTGGGCTCAAAAAAGAGGTTTTAAATATAACAAAGTAAATATAACAAATGCCCAAAGAAGATGGGGGACTTGTTCTTCTAAAGGGAATTTAAACTTTTCTTGGCGGCTTATTATGGCCCCCCTTTCTGTTATTGATTATGTTGTTGTGCACGAACTTGTGCATCTTGAAGAAAAAAATCATAGCAAGGCCTTTTGGACAAAAGTAAAGATGCTTATGCCTGATTATAAAAAATATGAAGATTGGTTAAAAAAGAATGGGTATTTACTGAAACTCTAA
- a CDS encoding FAD-dependent oxidoreductase codes for MVRKNKTVMVPCGIPYIFGTLYDTSKNRIPDEMVKSAGVELIIDEVISIDKYSKVAVLKSGEEIKWDKLVLATGSLPVIPKWLPGHDLENVFPIIKDEEYLANMLNKLQDIKDVVIIGGGFIGVEFAEQLSKAGKQVTLVEIANKILWQAFDDEIAAIAEQDLESNGVTLKLGEKVKAILGNGKVEAVELESGEKINAQAVILSMGVVPNTELAQQLGLDLTRKGAIVVDEYMRTSAPDIFAVGDCAVKRDCFTNRHVPILLASTAAMEARIAAANLYGIRLIRENRGTVSAFSTKIFNKTYGVAGIIERFAKEDGFDYIVGKAATMDRHPGSLPGASKVEVKLIFSRNSGVLIGGQIVGGDSVGEMINILSLAIQKGITANELSTMQVATHPLVTASPIAYPINAAALDALVKICNR; via the coding sequence ATGGTAAGGAAAAATAAAACAGTTATGGTTCCTTGTGGGATTCCTTACATTTTTGGAACCCTCTACGACACATCAAAGAACAGAATCCCAGATGAGATGGTTAAAAGTGCAGGTGTTGAACTGATTATAGACGAGGTCATTAGTATTGACAAATACAGCAAGGTAGCGGTTTTGAAGAGTGGAGAGGAAATCAAATGGGACAAACTTGTTCTCGCAACAGGTTCACTTCCAGTTATTCCAAAATGGCTACCTGGCCACGACCTTGAAAATGTCTTTCCAATTATTAAAGACGAGGAATACCTTGCAAACATGCTAAATAAACTTCAGGATATTAAAGACGTAGTCATCATCGGTGGAGGATTTATCGGTGTAGAATTTGCAGAACAACTTTCAAAGGCAGGAAAACAAGTAACCCTTGTCGAAATCGCCAACAAGATTCTTTGGCAGGCATTTGATGATGAAATCGCTGCAATTGCAGAGCAAGACCTTGAAAGCAACGGAGTAACACTTAAACTTGGAGAAAAGGTTAAGGCTATACTCGGTAATGGAAAAGTCGAGGCTGTTGAACTTGAAAGTGGAGAAAAAATAAATGCGCAAGCTGTTATCCTGTCTATGGGAGTTGTTCCAAACACTGAACTTGCGCAACAGCTCGGCCTTGATTTAACAAGAAAAGGCGCAATAGTTGTTGATGAATACATGAGGACAAGTGCTCCAGATATCTTTGCTGTTGGTGACTGTGCAGTTAAAAGAGATTGTTTCACGAACAGACACGTTCCAATCCTTCTGGCATCCACAGCAGCTATGGAAGCAAGAATCGCTGCAGCAAATCTGTACGGCATAAGACTCATACGTGAAAATAGAGGAACGGTCAGTGCATTTTCAACAAAGATATTCAATAAGACCTACGGTGTTGCCGGTATAATTGAAAGATTTGCTAAAGAAGACGGTTTCGACTACATTGTTGGTAAGGCTGCCACTATGGATAGACACCCAGGTTCTCTACCAGGCGCAAGTAAAGTGGAAGTTAAACTCATCTTCTCAAGAAATTCTGGAGTACTTATCGGTGGACAAATCGTTGGTGGAGACAGTGTGGGAGAGATGATTAATATACTAAGCTTGGCTATACAAAAAGGAATTACAGCTAACGAACTCAGCACCATGCAGGTTGCAACACATCCTCTCGTTACAGCATCTCCTATAGCTTATCCAATTAACGCAGCAGCTCTCGATGCGCTTGTAAAAATTTGCAATAGATAA
- a CDS encoding restriction endonuclease subunit S, with amino-acid sequence MKVDKRKLPEGWKWVKLGEVLAYEQPNKYIVKDEQYDKRHGIPVLTPGKTFILGFTQEHQGIYNNIPVIIFDDFTTESRYIAFPFKLKSSAVKILRSKCNFVNLYYVYNSMQLLNFKPGSEHKRFWISEYSKFLIPLPPLPEQRKIAEILETIDNAIEKTDAIIEKYKRIKQGLMQDLLTKGVVNEGEGESERWRLRDENIDKFKDSPLGRIPEEWEVVRLGDMVVKSLGGDWGKENKENNQYIEAFVLRGTDLPKAQGGDFSNVQVRYLKENSFKNRKLIKGDILIELSGGSDDQPVGRIYIHLYDHVERVCFSNFVRKLVADQNRVIPKYFYWYWLYLYNLGRTAIYERRTTGIRNFKYKDFLDNEKIPLPHLPEQQRIASILSQIDEAIEKEQAYKEKLERIKKGLMEDLLTGKVRVNHLIEEENKDGN; translated from the coding sequence GTGAAAGTGGATAAGAGAAAACTTCCTGAAGGTTGGAAATGGGTAAAGTTGGGGGAAGTTTTAGCGTATGAACAGCCTAATAAGTATATAGTCAAAGATGAACAATATGATAAAAGACATGGAATACCTGTTTTAACTCCAGGGAAAACTTTCATATTAGGATTTACTCAAGAGCATCAAGGAATATACAACAATATTCCTGTGATAATATTTGATGATTTTACCACTGAAAGTAGATATATTGCATTCCCATTCAAATTAAAATCTTCTGCGGTTAAAATTCTTAGGTCTAAGTGTAACTTTGTAAACCTTTATTATGTTTATAATTCAATGCAATTACTTAATTTTAAACCGGGAAGTGAACATAAAAGATTTTGGATTTCTGAATATTCTAAATTTTTAATTCCTCTTCCCCCTCTCCCCGAACAACGCAAAATCGCTGAAATACTTGAGACAATTGATAATGCAATTGAAAAAACTGACGCTATTATAGAAAAGTATAAACGCATAAAGCAAGGTTTGATGCAAGATTTGCTTACTAAGGGAGTGGTAAATGAGGGTGAGGGTGAAAGTGAGAGGTGGAGGTTGAGAGATGAGAATATTGATAAATTCAAGGACTCACCGCTTGGGAGGATTCCAGAAGAGTGGGAAGTGGTAAGATTGGGAGATATGGTAGTAAAGTCGTTAGGAGGAGATTGGGGCAAAGAAAATAAGGAAAATAATCAATATATTGAGGCATTTGTTTTAAGGGGAACAGATTTACCTAAAGCTCAAGGGGGTGATTTCTCCAATGTTCAAGTTAGATACTTAAAAGAGAATAGTTTTAAAAACAGAAAGTTAATTAAAGGCGATATTTTAATTGAGTTATCCGGTGGTAGCGATGATCAGCCAGTAGGAAGAATATACATCCATCTATACGACCATGTAGAAAGAGTATGTTTTTCTAATTTTGTAAGGAAGCTGGTAGCAGATCAAAACAGAGTAATACCAAAATATTTTTACTGGTATTGGCTTTATCTCTACAATCTTGGAAGAACTGCAATATACGAAAGAAGAACAACAGGGATTAGAAACTTTAAATACAAAGATTTCCTAGACAACGAAAAAATCCCCCTCCCCCATCTCCCCGAACAACAACGCATAGCTTCAATTTTATCTCAAATAGATGAAGCCATAGAAAAAGAGCAAGCCTATAAGGAAAAACTTGAAAGAATAAAAAAAGGCTTAATGGAAGATTTGCTGACAGGCAAAGTTAGAGTAAACCATCTTATTGAGGAGGAAAATAAAGATGGTAACTAA
- a CDS encoding YkvA family protein: MNNSEYESEYEKYRKKAEEYINDREKTRNLLDQAAKKAKKQGPLDKIWDDIQLMFGLLGDWLSGTYKVSTGTILAILGAVIYFVTPIDAIVDFIPVLGWMDDAAVFTLVINQIRAELDRYKEWKR; the protein is encoded by the coding sequence ATGAACAATTCTGAATACGAATCTGAATATGAAAAATATAGAAAGAAAGCTGAAGAATATATAAATGATAGAGAAAAAACCAGGAATCTTTTAGATCAAGCTGCGAAAAAGGCTAAAAAACAAGGGCCTTTAGACAAAATATGGGATGATATTCAACTTATGTTTGGATTATTAGGCGATTGGTTAAGTGGAACATATAAAGTTTCAACAGGAACAATCTTAGCTATTTTGGGAGCAGTAATTTATTTTGTTACTCCCATTGACGCTATAGTAGATTTTATTCCTGTTCTTGGTTGGATGGATGATGCAGCTGTATTTACGCTAGTAATAAACCAAATTAGAGCTGAGTTGGATAGGTATAAAGAATGGAAACGGTGA
- a CDS encoding helix-turn-helix domain-containing protein — protein MRESKQVEFKAHWNDEHLKTICAFANSEGGIIYIGVDDKGNPIGITNIDKLLEDIPNKILSKLGVIADVDVEMVKGQEVIKIKVEKSEVPISYDGKFYIRTGSTIQQLSGNELVRFMLKKQRISWDSLPSEAGVDEVDIETIERFKRMAKKRLPEISEEDSIEKILKNIELVKEDKLTNAGLLLFGKKPQKYIHGAGARVGRFKTPTIILDTIDVSGNLFKQLDGLMEAIKKHLNVRFEIKGIEREDIWDYPLEAIREAVINALIHRDYLSLADIQIKIYDNKIWFFNPGKLPEEITIEMLKQDHGSIPRNRHIANVFFLAGLIEKWGSGTKRMVELCREAGLPEPEFKEEGGFVVEFYKDIYTEEYLAKLGLNERQIKAVMYVKEKGRITNKEYQGICNISKATATRDLTELVNMGIFSICGEGKRTLHYILMNQK, from the coding sequence ATGAGAGAGTCTAAACAAGTAGAATTTAAAGCACATTGGAACGACGAGCATCTTAAAACAATCTGTGCATTTGCTAATTCAGAAGGTGGAATAATATACATAGGTGTAGATGACAAAGGCAATCCTATTGGAATAACCAATATAGATAAACTCCTTGAAGACATACCAAATAAAATTTTAAGCAAACTTGGAGTTATTGCAGATGTTGATGTTGAAATGGTAAAAGGGCAGGAGGTAATAAAAATAAAAGTGGAAAAGTCAGAAGTGCCGATCTCATATGACGGTAAGTTTTACATTCGGACAGGTTCGACCATTCAGCAACTTAGCGGAAATGAACTTGTGAGATTTATGTTAAAAAAACAACGAATTTCGTGGGATTCATTACCTTCTGAGGCAGGCGTTGACGAAGTAGACATCGAAACAATAGAAAGGTTTAAAAGGATGGCAAAGAAGAGATTGCCCGAAATATCCGAAGAAGATTCCATCGAAAAGATTCTCAAAAACATTGAACTTGTAAAAGAGGATAAACTTACAAATGCAGGATTGTTGCTTTTTGGTAAAAAACCTCAAAAGTATATCCACGGTGCAGGTGCCCGTGTTGGAAGATTTAAAACTCCAACCATCATACTTGATACCATAGATGTTAGTGGAAATCTTTTCAAACAGCTTGATGGATTAATGGAAGCTATTAAAAAACATTTGAATGTTCGATTTGAAATAAAAGGGATAGAAAGAGAAGATATATGGGATTATCCTCTTGAAGCTATAAGAGAGGCAGTAATAAATGCATTAATTCATAGGGATTATTTAAGCCTTGCGGACATTCAAATAAAGATTTATGATAATAAAATTTGGTTTTTCAATCCGGGTAAGCTTCCAGAAGAAATAACAATTGAGATGCTAAAACAAGATCATGGATCAATACCACGCAACAGGCATATTGCTAATGTATTTTTCCTCGCAGGATTGATTGAAAAATGGGGAAGCGGTACAAAAAGAATGGTTGAACTTTGCAGGGAAGCAGGACTGCCAGAACCTGAGTTTAAAGAAGAAGGCGGTTTTGTGGTCGAATTTTATAAAGACATATACACAGAAGAGTATTTAGCCAAGCTTGGGTTAAATGAAAGGCAGATAAAGGCAGTTATGTATGTAAAGGAGAAAGGAAGAATCACGAATAAGGAGTATCAGGGAATATGTAATATCTCAAAAGCAACAGCAACGAGAGATTTGACAGAACTTGTTAATATGGGTATTTTCTCGATTTGTGGAGAGGGTAAAAGGACATTGCATTATATACTTATGAACCAAAAATGA
- a CDS encoding carboxymuconolactone decarboxylase family protein yields the protein MDARKSVNDFMKTMKELSAFDKGYVDAFMNFFKEAEKPGALSAKQKALIAVAVAVSERCSYCIAVHTKNALDAGATREEILEAAEVAGLMGGGPAIAYITLVLEALDAFQAK from the coding sequence ATGGACGCAAGAAAATCAGTAAATGACTTTATGAAGACAATGAAAGAGCTTTCGGCATTTGACAAAGGATATGTCGATGCATTTATGAACTTCTTCAAAGAAGCAGAAAAACCAGGAGCATTGAGTGCAAAGCAAAAAGCACTTATTGCGGTTGCAGTTGCTGTATCTGAAAGATGTTCTTACTGCATAGCGGTTCACACAAAAAACGCACTTGATGCAGGTGCAACACGTGAAGAAATTCTCGAAGCTGCTGAAGTGGCAGGTCTCATGGGTGGTGGACCGGCAATAGCGTATATAACGCTTGTATTGGAAGCATTAGATGCGTTTCAAGCGAAATAA
- a CDS encoding type I restriction endonuclease subunit R translates to MVTKLDEEHYVENPFLFQLQRLGWKIYRQNKDNPEDTKEIISFTSSLEPEYGESQKFRESFKEVILEGVLRKSLKRINPWIEDDQISEVVRRITTPQSNSLLEANKEIHDLLLENTSVSENRKTGEKSPTVKFIDFKNPHNNSFIAISQFKVNITGTEKHIVPDIVLFVNGLPLVVVECKSPAVADPISEAITQLMRYCNRRGAIEGNEKLFWYNLFVVATSNQIAKYGTITSEYEHFVEWKDPYPFSLSDVNPDGNVTSQQILIHGMLSKENLLDLLHTFTIFKEDPKSKMIKVVARYQQFRAVKKMIKRLKEGKTPDEKGGIVWHTQGSGKSLTMMFMVRELYHNPEFGNYKVVFVTDRKDLEKQLNETSRSVGFTVKLARSIQELKELLKTDTPELVMAMVHKFQERELKSEFPVLNTSPNILIMIDEAHRTQYKLLGANLRKALPNATKIAFTGTPIEKTEMTFGDYIDKYGIKQAVEDGVTVEIVYEGRVHNAELSDEEAANAKFEDVFKDADKDTKRMIMGRFTWRAYLEAEEVIRDKARDMIEHYITHVFPNGLKAQVVAVSRCAAIRYKKALEEALKEKIYELEKENNSKIDLETLKKLEVGVVISGAQNDRPEYHPYTDPNVHERIIKSFKLPFDKVDENGINGNVGILVVQNMLITGFDAPVEQVMYLDNVIKGHNLLQAIARVNRVYKNKSCGFVVDYVGVLKHLKEALAIYADEDIDEISQVVRNKAKSVDELKLNHRRIEEFFEKYKIKNWRQNIDECIDILVDEEIRDEFIALVRQFNRSMDAVLPDPEALKYVHDLKILGFIKESARNRYRDDKLSIKDTSNKIRGIIEEYLHSQGIDPKIPPTPLFEDKFLEKLHKEPSKARTQELQYAIVEHIEKHWEEDPELYERFSDRLKRLLEEYKENWDVLYDELEKLRGEMKKGREVEQTFGLDPKKEMPFFGLLKSEIFGKKPVSELTDSEIDFLVNTTKDIIEIISREAQNVDFWENAVKQKRLKSHITSQLLKKISSSTLKNNDTVSEETVPYMVNSITDIVFGKRNEIAQKLIELAYHHFRK, encoded by the coding sequence ATGGTAACTAAATTGGATGAAGAACATTATGTTGAAAATCCATTTCTCTTTCAGCTTCAAAGGCTTGGATGGAAGATTTATAGGCAAAACAAAGATAACCCTGAGGATACAAAAGAAATAATATCGTTCACTTCTTCATTAGAACCTGAATATGGGGAAAGTCAAAAATTCAGAGAAAGCTTTAAAGAAGTAATCCTTGAGGGAGTTTTAAGGAAGTCTTTAAAGAGGATAAATCCATGGATAGAAGATGACCAAATAAGTGAAGTTGTTCGAAGAATTACAACACCACAGTCAAACTCTCTTTTAGAGGCAAACAAAGAAATCCACGACTTGCTTTTAGAGAACACCTCAGTTTCTGAAAATAGAAAAACAGGAGAAAAAAGCCCAACTGTTAAGTTTATTGATTTTAAAAATCCGCACAATAATTCATTCATTGCTATATCACAGTTTAAAGTGAATATAACGGGAACTGAAAAACATATTGTTCCCGATATAGTTCTTTTTGTAAATGGTTTGCCTCTTGTGGTGGTTGAATGCAAATCTCCAGCAGTTGCTGACCCAATTTCTGAAGCAATTACTCAGCTTATGCGCTATTGTAATAGACGCGGCGCAATTGAGGGAAATGAAAAGCTTTTCTGGTACAACCTATTTGTAGTAGCTACGTCCAATCAGATTGCAAAGTATGGCACAATAACCTCAGAGTATGAGCACTTTGTTGAGTGGAAAGACCCTTATCCTTTTTCACTGTCAGACGTAAATCCAGATGGAAATGTAACAAGCCAGCAAATTTTGATTCATGGTATGCTTTCAAAAGAAAACCTTCTTGATTTGCTTCATACATTTACCATCTTTAAAGAAGATCCAAAGAGCAAAATGATTAAGGTTGTTGCAAGATATCAGCAATTTAGAGCAGTAAAGAAGATGATAAAAAGACTAAAAGAGGGCAAAACACCAGACGAAAAAGGGGGAATTGTTTGGCATACTCAAGGTTCCGGTAAATCTTTGACAATGATGTTTATGGTTCGAGAGCTTTATCACAATCCTGAGTTTGGAAACTACAAAGTTGTTTTTGTCACAGATAGAAAGGACCTTGAAAAGCAGTTAAATGAAACATCAAGAAGTGTTGGATTTACAGTTAAGTTAGCAAGAAGCATACAAGAGCTTAAAGAACTTTTAAAGACTGACACACCCGAACTTGTTATGGCTATGGTTCATAAATTTCAAGAGAGGGAATTAAAAAGTGAATTTCCCGTCCTTAATACATCACCTAATATACTAATAATGATAGATGAAGCACACAGAACCCAGTACAAGCTTCTGGGCGCAAATTTAAGAAAAGCTCTTCCAAATGCAACAAAAATAGCATTTACAGGTACACCTATAGAAAAGACGGAGATGACGTTTGGCGACTACATCGACAAGTATGGTATAAAGCAGGCAGTTGAAGATGGTGTGACTGTTGAGATTGTATATGAAGGAAGAGTACACAACGCAGAGCTTTCAGACGAAGAGGCAGCAAATGCAAAGTTTGAAGATGTTTTCAAAGACGCTGATAAAGATACAAAAAGAATGATAATGGGAAGATTTACATGGAGAGCATATCTTGAAGCTGAAGAAGTTATCCGTGACAAAGCAAGAGATATGATAGAGCACTATATAACTCATGTATTCCCAAATGGATTAAAAGCTCAAGTTGTTGCAGTATCTCGCTGTGCTGCAATAAGATATAAAAAGGCGCTTGAAGAGGCTCTCAAAGAAAAGATTTATGAATTAGAAAAAGAAAATAATTCAAAAATAGATTTAGAAACATTGAAAAAGTTAGAGGTTGGTGTGGTTATTTCAGGAGCTCAGAATGATCGACCTGAGTATCATCCTTATACTGACCCAAATGTTCACGAAAGGATAATCAAAAGTTTTAAACTCCCATTTGACAAAGTAGATGAAAATGGTATCAACGGCAATGTTGGTATCTTAGTTGTTCAAAATATGCTAATAACTGGTTTTGATGCACCTGTAGAGCAGGTTATGTATCTTGACAATGTGATTAAAGGACACAACTTGTTACAAGCTATTGCAAGGGTGAATAGAGTATACAAAAATAAGTCTTGTGGTTTTGTTGTAGATTATGTAGGTGTTTTGAAACATTTGAAAGAGGCACTTGCTATTTACGCAGATGAAGATATTGACGAGATTTCACAGGTAGTTAGGAACAAAGCAAAAAGCGTTGATGAATTGAAGTTGAATCACCGCAGGATTGAAGAGTTCTTTGAAAAATATAAGATTAAAAATTGGCGTCAGAATATAGACGAGTGTATTGACATTCTTGTAGATGAAGAGATTAGAGATGAATTCATAGCACTTGTAAGACAATTTAACCGTAGTATGGATGCAGTTCTTCCCGACCCAGAGGCCTTAAAATATGTACATGATTTAAAAATTCTGGGTTTTATAAAAGAATCAGCAAGGAATAGATACAGAGATGACAAACTAAGTATAAAAGATACAAGTAACAAGATAAGGGGGATTATTGAAGAGTATCTACATTCTCAAGGTATTGATCCTAAAATACCACCCACTCCGCTTTTTGAAGACAAATTTCTCGAAAAACTTCACAAGGAACCAAGTAAAGCAAGGACACAAGAACTTCAATATGCCATCGTTGAGCATATTGAGAAACATTGGGAAGAAGACCCAGAACTCTATGAAAGATTTTCTGATAGGTTGAAAAGACTACTTGAAGAATATAAAGAAAATTGGGACGTTTTGTATGATGAGCTTGAAAAATTAAGAGGAGAGATGAAAAAGGGAAGAGAAGTTGAACAAACATTTGGACTTGATCCTAAGAAAGAAATGCCATTCTTTGGTCTGCTCAAAAGTGAAATATTTGGTAAAAAACCTGTCAGTGAACTAACTGATAGCGAGATAGATTTTCTTGTTAACACGACTAAAGATATTATAGAAATAATAAGTAGAGAGGCTCAGAATGTTGATTTTTGGGAAAATGCAGTCAAACAAAAGAGGCTTAAATCTCATATAACTTCACAGTTGCTTAAGAAAATATCATCTTCTACTCTTAAAAATAATGATACTGTAAGTGAAGAGACTGTACCTTATATGGTTAATTCTATAACCGATATTGTATTCGGCAAAAGAAATGAAATAGCTCAAAAATTAATAGAACTTGCTTATCATCACTTCAGGAAGTGA